CGCGGAGCAGTCAGCGGGGGCGCCTCAGAGCGCCGGCCGACCGGGCCTGCGGATCGTGGTCCGTGTTGTCGTCGCGTCGGGCCAAACCAAGATCCGGACCAGTTCCGGACCAGCAGCCGGCCAACCGGGGCAGGTGCAGCAGCATGGTGAACCGGGTCGTGCGCTCGACCAGCGTGCCGATCGCGGACTTGCCGGTGCCAATGATGAGGTCGCCTTCCCAGTGGCCCGGGACTGCCCGGTCCTCGGCCTCGGCTGGCCTTTGGCTGATCATCACCTCGGTGGTTACGTGCCCACGCTTGAGGACTCCGCGTCCCTGGATGTAAAGCGCCTGGTAGATCGCTTCGGTGCGAGATACGCATGGACTCATCGTCGGGGAAGTCGGCCCTGAGCCGGCCCGCGATCTGCTCCGGACTCCACGCCGTCGCCCACTGCCGGTCCTGACGGTGGGGCTTGTTCCGTCCCTTCCACCGTGGCGTCTTCGGCCCGGTGACCTGCGTTCCGTCCGGACGCCGGACGTCCCCGGCGAGCCGGTCCTGCACATACTCTCGCAGCCGTTCATCGCCATGAGCTTCGGCGTCTTCGGACGCCGCGCTGTCAGTTCCGCCTTCCACTGCGAGATCGAGGCCCGGTAGTCGAGCTGCCCGCCGCGGGTGGCCGCGTTGCGTCGCAACTCCCGCGAGATCGTCGACGGATCCCTGCCCAGGCGGCGTGCGATCTCGCGCACTCCCACGGCCTGGGCGTTGAGCAGCGCGATTTCTTCGCGTTCCGCGAAAGACAGAGGGCGGGCCAAGCCGGATCGACGGCATGCCGCCACGCTCACGGAACCACCGGGACCCCACCACCGGGGATACGCCGCACGTGACCGCCGCCGCCTCGCTGGTCATCCCCTCGGCGATCTTCACCCAGGAAGCCCGCTCCACATCCCGCCGGATCGGGGGCCGTCCCGGCGACCGCATCGCCGGACGCCCCGTCAGCCGTGTGGCCCATCCCGCTGGCCTGCCCATCCAACACCTCCAAGGTCGAGGTGTTGCAACGATCAGTTGAATCCACCCTGCGACCCGGCATCCGAGTGATGTATCAACTCGCCCTGGCCGTACGGGAATCCGTCCCGGTCACGCTGACACAGGGCCATCTCCAGGGCGTCCAGGACGAGCCTGGTCTCCTTGGACGTGGCGGCGGACCCGCCGACGATCCGGCGGGAGAAGGTGTACACGACGAACGCGACGTAGACGATGCCGGACCAGGTCTTCACGTAGGTGAAGTCGGCGACCCAGCAGCGGTTCGGGGCCGTGGCGACGAAGTCGCGGTCGACCAGGTCCGGTGCCCGCTCGACGGAGTCGCCCGGGACCGTAGTGATCACCTTCTGCCCCGGACGGCGCCGGCGATACCGAGTTCGCGCATGAGGCGTTCGACGGTGCACCGGGCCACCGTGTGACCCTGCCGGTTCAGCTCG
Above is a genomic segment from Streptomyces sp. NBC_01233 containing:
- a CDS encoding DDE-type integrase/transposase/recombinase — translated: MITTVPGDSVERAPDLVDRDFVATAPNRCWVADFTYVKTWSGIVYVAFVVYTFSRRIVGGSAATSKETRLVLDALEMALCQRDRDGFPYGQGELIHHSDAGSQGGFN
- a CDS encoding IS3 family transposase; this encodes MRDTELRELISEVYHANFRVYWARKVRRELNRQGHTVARCTVERLMRELGIAGAVRGRR